A single region of the uncultured Fusobacterium sp. genome encodes:
- a CDS encoding LlaJI family restriction endonuclease, giving the protein MEKLYFKEFQKIDLNSIFGDFSENNEVKYLLENKIIILLNDREGIFAFVGMIALKDKVIIVFPKYKKILKESRKETFENQKYTTLLFEVLEKYSQSSLIRTYLNEKSHLSDEKIFNLFSLYKELVEDYIEYGLYERESGVQELCGDGEIDWERTVNELEGIVSKNIVYLNYYTNEDENEKENQIKNIQKYLLIKAVKYFKKLDFIKNLQIELDFFMEEKIDKLEDNVQKIDMELMNVFSERKIELLRLLKGILEEEKHFFMEGIVLYGTKNFYNVWEVVCQEVFGNDKNYKNRIPKPKWIEYKSNTITEVSTLIPDITYLRKNKFYILDAKYYSIEFNDEGHLISGAPGVSDIGKQFLYEKSLEKSLENKDIYNAFIYPSQEIDNKLVGIIKFDIFKEKEIKVIRLNSEKIYKAYLKNEILDIEEILRY; this is encoded by the coding sequence ATGGAAAAATTATATTTTAAGGAATTTCAAAAAATAGATTTAAATAGTATTTTTGGAGATTTTAGTGAAAATAATGAGGTAAAATATTTACTAGAAAATAAAATAATTATTTTATTAAATGATAGAGAGGGAATATTTGCATTTGTTGGAATGATAGCCTTGAAAGATAAAGTAATTATAGTTTTTCCAAAATATAAAAAAATATTAAAAGAAAGTAGAAAGGAAACCTTTGAAAATCAAAAATATACAACTTTACTATTTGAAGTTTTAGAAAAATATTCTCAAAGTTCATTAATAAGAACTTATTTAAATGAAAAATCTCATTTAAGTGATGAAAAAATTTTTAACTTATTTTCTTTATACAAAGAATTAGTAGAAGATTATATTGAGTATGGATTATATGAAAGAGAATCTGGAGTTCAAGAATTATGTGGAGATGGGGAGATAGATTGGGAAAGAACAGTAAATGAATTAGAAGGAATAGTTAGCAAAAATATTGTCTATTTAAATTACTATACAAATGAAGATGAAAATGAGAAGGAAAATCAAATAAAAAATATTCAAAAATATCTTTTAATTAAAGCAGTAAAATATTTTAAAAAATTAGATTTTATTAAAAATTTACAAATTGAATTAGATTTTTTTATGGAAGAAAAAATTGATAAACTTGAGGACAATGTTCAAAAAATAGATATGGAACTAATGAATGTTTTTTCTGAAAGAAAAATAGAACTTTTAAGACTTTTAAAAGGTATATTGGAAGAAGAGAAGCATTTTTTTATGGAAGGAATAGTTCTTTATGGAACTAAAAACTTTTATAATGTATGGGAAGTTGTTTGTCAAGAAGTATTTGGAAATGATAAAAATTATAAGAATAGAATCCCGAAACCTAAGTGGATAGAATATAAAAGTAATACAATTACAGAAGTTTCAACTTTAATTCCTGATATAACTTATTTAAGGAAAAATAAATTTTATATTTTGGATGCTAAGTATTATAGTATAGAGTTTAATGATGAGGGACATTTAATAAGTGGAGCTCCTGGAGTTTCAGATATAGGAAAACAATTTTTATATGAAAAGTCTTTAGAAAAATCTTTAGAAAATAAAGATATTTATAATGCTTTTATATATCCAAGTCAAGAGATTGATAATAAACTAGTTGGAATTATAAAATTTGATATTTTTAAAGAAAAGGAAATAAAAGTAATTAGATTAAATTCAGAAAAAATATATAAAGCATATTTAAAAAATGAAATATTAGATATTGAAGAAATATTGAGATATTAA
- a CDS encoding M20 family metallopeptidase — MNIKELAEKNRDYVIGLRREFHQIPEPSLEEYQTSKRIQEELDKLGVKYKVVAKTGVVAEIGGKQPGKVVALRADIDALQVTECTGVDYASKHNGMMHACGHDGHASMLLGAAKILKEIENDIKGTVKLYFQPGEEVAQGAKLMLQEEPLKGVADGCFAIHLWADIPVGKISVEEGPRMASADLLKIEIKGKGGHGSLPHQAIDSVVVGSAVVMNLQSIVSREISPLESAVVTIGSFHSGTRFNVISNQATLEGTVRAFSKETCKNIENAIRRIVKSTCETYRAEGEVFYNYGTTPVINDPICSKIAEGAVEKLLGKDGIYKFEKITGGEDFCYFLDEVPGVLAFVGIKNPDKGANYPHHHEKFNMDEDGLVHGMGLYAQFALDFLNK; from the coding sequence TATTGGATTAAGAAGAGAGTTCCACCAAATTCCTGAACCTAGTTTAGAAGAGTATCAAACTTCTAAAAGAATTCAAGAGGAATTAGATAAATTAGGAGTTAAATATAAAGTAGTTGCTAAAACAGGAGTTGTAGCAGAAATTGGAGGAAAACAACCTGGTAAAGTTGTAGCTTTAAGAGCTGATATAGATGCTCTACAAGTTACTGAGTGTACTGGTGTAGATTATGCATCTAAACATAATGGAATGATGCATGCTTGTGGACATGATGGACATGCTTCTATGCTTTTAGGAGCTGCTAAAATTTTAAAAGAAATTGAAAATGATATAAAAGGAACTGTAAAACTTTACTTTCAACCTGGAGAAGAGGTTGCACAAGGAGCAAAATTAATGTTACAAGAGGAACCTTTAAAAGGAGTAGCTGATGGTTGCTTTGCTATCCATCTTTGGGCTGATATTCCTGTAGGAAAAATTTCAGTAGAAGAAGGACCTAGAATGGCTTCAGCAGATCTTTTAAAAATAGAGATAAAAGGTAAAGGAGGTCATGGTTCTCTACCACATCAAGCTATTGATTCTGTTGTTGTAGGTTCAGCTGTAGTTATGAATTTACAATCTATAGTTAGTAGAGAGATAAGCCCATTAGAATCTGCAGTTGTTACTATAGGATCTTTCCATTCTGGAACTAGATTTAATGTTATATCAAATCAAGCAACTTTAGAGGGAACTGTTAGAGCTTTTAGTAAAGAAACTTGTAAAAATATTGAAAATGCTATAAGAAGAATTGTTAAATCTACTTGTGAAACTTATAGAGCAGAAGGAGAAGTATTCTATAATTATGGAACTACTCCAGTTATAAATGATCCTATTTGCTCTAAGATAGCAGAAGGAGCAGTTGAAAAACTTTTAGGTAAAGATGGAATTTATAAATTTGAAAAAATAACAGGTGGTGAAGATTTCTGTTATTTCTTAGATGAAGTTCCTGGAGTATTAGCTTTTGTAGGTATTAAAAATCCTGATAAAGGAGCTAATTATCCTCATCACCATGAAAAATTTAATATGGATGAAGATGGATTAGTACATGGAATGGGATTATATGCTCAATTTGCTCTAGATTTTTTAAATAAGTAA